One window from the genome of Dyadobacter sp. CECT 9275 encodes:
- a CDS encoding stage II sporulation protein M, with product MREAVFLKRNSERWRSYEEYPTDDPDELTLRFISLTDDLSYARTFYPGSAVLKYLNGLTAQIHRKLYTNRPEDRGRIKTFWIFELPMIYFKARKYLLYAFLVFFVAGLIGALSASKDQTFVRLILGDSYVNTTLENIRKGDPLAIYKSQSQADMFLGITVNNIKVSFAAFVMGVVFSAGTWYMLLQNGIMLGAFQYFFYEKGLLLESVLKIWIHGTLEISAIVVAGAAGMYMGNSVLFPGTFGRLQSFRTGAKTGLKMVIGLVPVFITAGFLESFVTRLTMPVWASLLIIGLSATFVLWYFLIYPWRLFHTDRQIS from the coding sequence ATGCGTGAGGCAGTTTTTTTGAAGCGCAATTCCGAAAGGTGGCGGTCGTATGAGGAGTATCCCACAGACGATCCCGATGAACTTACCTTAAGATTTATCAGTCTGACGGACGATCTTTCTTACGCCCGTACATTCTACCCGGGCTCCGCGGTTCTGAAATATCTCAACGGGCTCACGGCGCAAATTCACCGGAAGTTATATACCAACCGGCCCGAAGACCGTGGCAGGATCAAAACCTTCTGGATTTTTGAACTGCCAATGATTTATTTCAAGGCAAGGAAATATCTGCTGTACGCTTTTTTGGTTTTCTTTGTTGCCGGTTTGATAGGAGCTTTGTCTGCCTCGAAGGATCAGACGTTTGTCCGGCTAATCCTGGGCGACAGTTACGTGAATACCACGCTGGAAAATATCAGGAAGGGGGATCCGCTGGCTATTTATAAGTCACAGTCTCAGGCGGATATGTTTCTGGGGATTACCGTGAACAACATTAAGGTTTCATTTGCAGCTTTTGTGATGGGAGTTGTTTTCTCTGCCGGGACCTGGTACATGCTGCTACAGAACGGGATTATGCTGGGCGCTTTCCAATACTTTTTCTATGAAAAAGGCTTATTACTGGAATCGGTATTAAAAATCTGGATTCATGGCACACTGGAAATATCTGCCATTGTGGTGGCGGGCGCAGCGGGAATGTATATGGGTAACAGCGTATTGTTTCCGGGTACATTTGGCAGGCTGCAGTCTTTTAGAACAGGGGCCAAAACAGGCTTAAAAATGGTAATAGGGCTCGTGCCGGTTTTCATCACCGCCGGGTTTCTCGAAAGCTTTGTAACCAGGCTCACCATGCCGGTGTGGGCAAGTTTGCTGATCATCGGCTTGTCGGCCACGTTTGTACTATGGTATTTCCTGATTTACCCCTGGAGATTATTTCATACTGATCGTCAAATATCTTGA
- a CDS encoding RDD family protein, with product MGLQIDTAQNVGVEYETASVGDRILAQLIDYALYFLWILAVAGLTALLAEDDGGESTVWYVIGGIMLPIMFCPLLCEYFLNGQTLGKLALKIKVVSMDGSKATLGAYLLRWLMNIIDISLFSGVVAMITIIVNGKGQRLGDIAAGTTVVKINPSIKLSDILHNELPIDYQPVYPNAGQLSDKDVRTIKKVLLSDNPELILATSAKLQELLDARYIGPDEEFLNIILNDYHYFANQETV from the coding sequence ATGGGCTTACAAATTGATACTGCACAGAACGTAGGAGTAGAATATGAAACAGCAAGCGTTGGGGACCGGATACTGGCACAGCTGATCGACTATGCCCTCTATTTTCTGTGGATACTGGCCGTGGCAGGGCTAACGGCACTGCTTGCAGAAGATGACGGAGGAGAATCCACGGTTTGGTATGTCATCGGCGGTATCATGCTTCCAATTATGTTTTGCCCCCTGTTGTGCGAATATTTTCTAAACGGCCAGACATTAGGAAAATTAGCGCTTAAAATTAAGGTAGTAAGTATGGACGGAAGCAAAGCCACCCTGGGTGCCTATTTGCTTCGCTGGCTGATGAACATCATTGACATCTCTTTGTTTTCGGGTGTGGTGGCTATGATCACCATTATCGTTAACGGAAAAGGACAAAGACTGGGAGATATTGCTGCGGGGACGACGGTGGTTAAGATTAATCCAAGCATTAAACTGTCGGATATTCTTCATAATGAGCTGCCCATTGATTATCAGCCGGTTTATCCAAATGCAGGCCAGCTGTCCGACAAGGACGTCAGAACCATCAAAAAAGTACTCCTCAGTGACAATCCCGAACTGATACTGGCCACTTCTGCCAAATTACAGGAGTTACTTGATGCACGTTATATAGGTCCGGACGAAGAATTTCTCAATATAATTCTGAACGACTACCATTATTTTGCAAATCAGGAAACGGTCTGA
- a CDS encoding efflux RND transporter permease subunit yields MNISEFSVKNWQFMLVMFIGVVALGLNSLLNMPRGEDPEFFAPSFAIVYVYPGTDALDMEELVVDKVEKRLNALDNINNMKTNVDDGLAVVVIEYDYSEDPDEKYQELVREVGALQKELPQDIFSTEIRRFSPTDVNIVQVALVSETASNKELGDYADKLKDDLAKVKSLKTVEDWGYPENTVRISLNLEKMALEKVPVNQLIGALQAENYNIPGGSIQAGSRKFNIKTSGDYQSIAEIGNTVVSSTGNGTSSQKVIYLKDIATVEYGYADESHITRLNGHRSVLVTAAQKEGQNIENVGKLLNPVVEQFAGTLPPHIKLVKSFDQAESVSKRLSRFAKDFAIAIFLVSLTLLPLGFRAALVVMISIPLSLAMGLAAIDFLGFSINQLSIVGLIVALGILVDDSIVVVENIERWMRSGYPKRIAAVKATKQITLAVIGCTVALILAFLPLNFLPEASGDFIRSLPMAVTMTILASMVVSLTIVPFLSSRLLKESHNPEGNFFLRGLKKLISGSYSRLLHWALLHPLPTLVVAVLLFAASLGIPKVIGFSLFPKSEKPMFLISVETPEGTALTETDRVARYVEGELKKVPEVLYSTANIGKGNPRIYYNVIQRSESTNYAEFFVQLKDMKPAQKEEIIEDLRHRFGMVPNARVEVKDFEQGPNTEAPIAIRIFGEDLEELRRLAGNIEKTLKQTPGTIYVNNPLANRKTDLRVKINKEKASMLGISIADVNQTIRLAVAGLNIGTFTDESGDDYLMNVTMPKGKVADQSVLNNLYVNTRTGVSVPLRQIADLQFESGVNQIRHYDQNRYVTVSAYVKKGYLVDDVYNQVIARLEKEKFPKGFYYKAAGELEAREKSFGGLGTIILITAFGFLGVLILEFGTFKSSLIVLSVIPLGIIGALCALYLVGYPLSFVAIIGLIALIGIEVKNSILLVDFTNQLRAEGMSLVEAIEEAGEIRFVPIVLTSLTAIGGLIPLAIEGNPLYSPLAWVLIGGLVSSTLLSRIVTPVLYKLLPPRVELSQKDLQ; encoded by the coding sequence ATGAATATTTCAGAATTCAGTGTTAAAAACTGGCAGTTTATGCTGGTGATGTTCATAGGTGTAGTGGCACTGGGACTCAACTCTTTGCTGAATATGCCTCGTGGCGAGGATCCGGAGTTTTTCGCGCCGTCTTTTGCCATTGTCTACGTTTATCCGGGAACAGACGCGCTGGACATGGAAGAACTGGTGGTAGACAAGGTAGAAAAGCGGCTGAATGCACTGGATAATATCAACAACATGAAAACCAATGTTGACGATGGCCTCGCGGTGGTAGTGATTGAATATGATTACAGCGAAGATCCGGACGAGAAATACCAGGAACTGGTACGTGAGGTAGGGGCGCTTCAGAAAGAATTGCCACAGGATATTTTTAGTACCGAAATCCGCCGCTTTTCGCCTACTGACGTCAACATTGTGCAGGTGGCACTGGTATCTGAAACGGCATCGAACAAGGAACTGGGAGACTATGCCGATAAACTGAAAGACGACCTCGCCAAGGTGAAAAGCCTGAAAACAGTGGAGGACTGGGGATATCCCGAGAATACCGTCCGGATTTCGCTGAATCTTGAGAAAATGGCTTTGGAAAAAGTGCCTGTTAATCAGTTGATAGGGGCACTGCAGGCAGAAAATTATAATATTCCTGGTGGTAGTATCCAGGCCGGATCCAGGAAATTCAATATCAAAACTTCGGGAGACTATCAGTCGATCGCCGAAATCGGGAATACGGTTGTTTCTTCCACAGGAAATGGCACATCTTCTCAAAAAGTGATATACCTGAAAGATATCGCAACGGTGGAATATGGCTATGCCGATGAATCTCATATCACCCGCCTGAATGGGCACAGAAGTGTGCTGGTAACTGCGGCGCAAAAGGAAGGCCAGAATATCGAAAATGTGGGCAAACTGCTCAATCCGGTAGTTGAGCAGTTTGCCGGAACATTGCCGCCTCATATCAAGCTGGTAAAAAGTTTTGACCAGGCCGAAAGCGTGAGCAAGCGCCTCAGCCGTTTTGCCAAAGACTTTGCCATTGCAATTTTCCTGGTATCACTTACCTTGTTGCCGCTGGGTTTCCGGGCTGCTTTGGTGGTGATGATATCGATACCGCTATCGCTGGCAATGGGTTTGGCGGCAATTGATTTCCTTGGATTCAGTATTAACCAGCTGAGTATTGTAGGTTTGATTGTGGCATTGGGAATCCTGGTGGACGACTCCATTGTGGTGGTAGAAAATATAGAAAGATGGATGCGCAGTGGTTATCCCAAACGAATAGCGGCTGTGAAGGCAACAAAGCAGATTACACTGGCCGTAATCGGTTGTACGGTTGCGCTTATCCTGGCTTTTCTGCCTCTCAATTTTTTGCCGGAGGCTTCTGGTGATTTTATCCGAAGTCTTCCGATGGCGGTAACAATGACTATTCTGGCTTCGATGGTGGTATCTCTGACCATTGTTCCGTTCCTGAGCAGCAGGCTTTTAAAAGAATCTCATAATCCTGAAGGTAATTTTTTTCTGCGTGGTTTAAAAAAACTGATCAGCGGATCGTACAGCCGGTTGCTGCACTGGGCACTTCTGCACCCATTACCGACGTTGGTTGTGGCGGTTCTATTGTTTGCAGCCTCTCTTGGTATTCCCAAAGTGATCGGATTTTCCCTTTTCCCAAAATCTGAAAAGCCGATGTTCCTTATTTCCGTTGAAACACCGGAAGGTACAGCGCTTACAGAAACCGACCGTGTGGCCCGGTATGTGGAAGGCGAGTTAAAGAAGGTTCCCGAGGTATTATACAGTACCGCAAATATTGGTAAGGGTAATCCCAGGATTTACTATAACGTGATTCAACGCTCGGAGTCAACCAATTATGCAGAATTTTTTGTGCAGCTGAAAGATATGAAACCGGCTCAAAAAGAAGAGATTATCGAAGACCTTCGCCACCGGTTCGGTATGGTTCCGAATGCCCGTGTTGAAGTAAAGGATTTTGAGCAGGGACCCAATACGGAGGCACCCATTGCCATCCGGATTTTCGGAGAAGACCTGGAAGAACTCCGCCGGCTTGCAGGGAACATTGAAAAAACACTTAAACAAACACCTGGGACGATTTACGTCAATAACCCGCTTGCAAACCGTAAGACGGACTTACGGGTAAAAATCAATAAGGAAAAGGCCAGTATGCTGGGCATTTCCATTGCGGATGTGAACCAGACGATACGGCTGGCCGTAGCAGGGTTAAACATCGGCACTTTTACAGATGAGTCGGGGGATGACTATCTCATGAATGTTACGATGCCAAAAGGAAAAGTTGCCGACCAGAGCGTGCTCAACAATTTATATGTGAATACAAGAACGGGCGTGTCGGTTCCCTTGCGGCAGATCGCCGACCTCCAGTTTGAAAGTGGCGTGAACCAGATCCGCCATTACGACCAGAACCGTTATGTGACGGTATCGGCTTATGTAAAGAAGGGATACCTCGTGGATGATGTTTACAATCAGGTGATCGCCAGGCTGGAAAAGGAAAAATTCCCAAAAGGCTTTTACTATAAGGCCGCTGGCGAACTGGAAGCCCGGGAAAAATCTTTTGGCGGGCTGGGTACCATTATTCTTATTACAGCCTTTGGCTTTCTGGGCGTTCTGATACTTGAATTCGGTACATTCAAAAGCTCCCTTATCGTACTGTCGGTTATACCGCTCGGCATTATTGGTGCTTTGTGTGCGCTGTATCTTGTTGGATATCCCTTGTCTTTTGTGGCCATTATAGGGCTCATTGCCCTCATTGGGATTGAGGTAAAAAACAGTATCCTGCTGGTAGACTTTACCAACCAGCTGCGTGCCGAGGGAATGTCGCTGGTGGAGGCTATTGAAGAAGCAGGGGAGATCCGGTTCGTTCCAATTGTACTTACTTCGTTAACGGCGATTGGCGGACTTATTCCGCTGGCTATAGAAGGAAACCCACTGTATTCCCCGCTGGCATGGGTGCTGATCGGCGGGCTGGTCAGCTCCACTTTGCTTTCCCGGATCGTGACGCCTGTTCTTTACAAACTTTTGCCGCCCCGCGTAGAACTGAGTCAAAAGGACCTGCAATAA
- a CDS encoding type II toxin-antitoxin system PemK/MazF family toxin: MPTYKQGDIVAVLFPFTDISQSKRRPAVVISNDSVNHTGDYLLVQITSQMKQDGLSTPLQIGDFIGTALPLVSFVRIHKIFLLNESLISHRIASVTPSFIGQLIARITQLIR, from the coding sequence ATGCCAACTTACAAACAGGGGGACATCGTAGCCGTTCTTTTCCCTTTTACCGACATATCCCAATCTAAAAGGAGACCGGCTGTGGTCATTTCGAACGATAGCGTTAATCATACGGGAGATTATCTTCTGGTACAAATCACCAGCCAGATGAAGCAAGACGGACTCTCTACACCTCTTCAAATCGGTGACTTTATTGGCACCGCATTGCCATTGGTTAGTTTTGTTCGTATTCATAAGATTTTTCTATTGAATGAATCCCTTATTTCACACCGAATCGCGTCCGTCACTCCTTCATTTATAGGGCAGTTGATCGCAAGGATCACTCAACTGATCAGATAG
- a CDS encoding efflux RND transporter periplasmic adaptor subunit has protein sequence MKIHISVLILAILLAGCGKEAKQQDVAMADETVVPVKLSRVEAASRSELVRVSGTVASAEEARLSFKIGGIVSKIFVKEGQTVRKGQLLAMLDQTEIDAQVNQAQYSAEKSERDLHRVQNMLKDTAATLEQVQNATTGYDVAKQNLNIAKFNQSYSRIISPIDGTVTDKLINEGELTGPGNPGIIITSNRKNDWVVRIGVSDKDWARLKMGDKATVNLDAYPNEPFTGKVSNFAQAADPVSKLYEIEISIDPAGKRLASGLYAKVGITPSKSSNYWIIPVEALLEGNGKQGFVYVNVENRAKRIPVTIGYLDGDKVLISEGLDGISEVITAGSAFLTENSKVEVRK, from the coding sequence ATGAAAATACATATTTCCGTTCTGATACTGGCGATATTACTGGCTGGTTGCGGCAAGGAGGCGAAGCAGCAAGATGTTGCAATGGCAGATGAAACCGTAGTTCCGGTAAAGCTGTCCAGAGTGGAGGCAGCGAGCAGAAGCGAATTAGTGAGGGTGTCGGGTACGGTAGCGTCGGCAGAGGAAGCACGGCTGTCCTTTAAGATCGGCGGGATTGTCAGCAAGATTTTTGTAAAGGAGGGGCAAACGGTCCGTAAGGGGCAGTTGCTGGCCATGCTGGATCAAACCGAAATAGATGCTCAGGTGAACCAGGCGCAGTATTCTGCCGAAAAATCGGAACGGGATTTACACCGTGTTCAGAATATGTTAAAGGACACTGCGGCAACCCTGGAACAGGTACAGAATGCAACAACCGGTTATGATGTAGCAAAGCAAAACCTGAACATTGCGAAATTCAACCAGTCCTATTCCAGGATCATTTCACCTATAGATGGAACGGTTACCGACAAGCTGATCAACGAAGGGGAGCTTACCGGGCCTGGAAATCCCGGTATTATAATCACGTCAAACCGGAAAAACGATTGGGTAGTCAGGATCGGAGTCTCGGATAAAGACTGGGCTCGGCTGAAAATGGGAGACAAAGCCACCGTGAATCTGGACGCATATCCCAATGAACCTTTTACCGGAAAGGTAAGCAATTTCGCACAGGCTGCGGACCCCGTGAGCAAGCTCTATGAGATTGAGATCAGCATAGATCCGGCCGGAAAAAGGCTGGCATCGGGGCTGTATGCAAAAGTTGGAATCACGCCCTCCAAAAGCAGCAATTACTGGATTATTCCTGTGGAGGCGCTTTTAGAAGGGAATGGCAAGCAGGGCTTTGTGTATGTAAATGTTGAAAACAGAGCAAAACGGATTCCCGTAACAATCGGTTATCTGGATGGCGATAAGGTACTTATTTCTGAGGGACTGGACGGTATTTCGGAGGTGATCACCGCAGGCTCCGCTTTTTTAACAGAAAATTCGAAAGTGGAAGTGAGAAAGTAG
- a CDS encoding NAD(P)H-dependent oxidoreductase, giving the protein MKKVLIINGHPDKESYSSALANAYKKGAIRAGAEVREIILANLEFNPNLGFGYRKRTDLEKDLLDAQQLITWAEHIVWVYPIWWGGLPALLKGFIDRVFLPGFAFARRENSLWWDKLLTGKSARIINTLDQPAWYYWLVNGRPGYHAMKKMTLEFCGIKPVRTTTIGPLRLSTESFRTSWLHKVEKLGTRVI; this is encoded by the coding sequence ATGAAAAAAGTACTGATCATTAACGGACATCCGGATAAGGAGAGTTATAGTAGCGCACTCGCAAACGCCTATAAGAAAGGAGCAATAAGAGCGGGTGCAGAGGTTAGGGAAATTATCCTGGCAAACCTTGAGTTCAACCCGAATCTTGGCTTCGGTTACAGAAAACGTACCGACCTGGAAAAGGATCTTTTGGACGCACAGCAGTTAATTACCTGGGCTGAACATATCGTTTGGGTATACCCCATCTGGTGGGGAGGCCTTCCTGCTTTGCTGAAAGGGTTTATTGATAGGGTTTTTCTGCCCGGCTTTGCCTTTGCCCGGCGTGAGAATTCGTTGTGGTGGGACAAACTCCTGACGGGTAAAAGTGCACGGATCATCAATACGCTGGATCAGCCAGCCTGGTATTACTGGCTTGTCAACGGCAGACCTGGGTACCATGCTATGAAGAAAATGACACTTGAGTTTTGTGGGATTAAACCTGTCAGAACTACCACGATAGGACCGCTACGTTTGTCGACCGAATCATTCAGGACTTCCTGGTTACATAAAGTGGAAAAGCTGGGGACTCGGGTTATATAA
- a CDS encoding TolC family protein, translating into MNYGYKILIVPFICFFAQEAWSQQSALLETYVYEGLQNNLSLKQESLEIRKATEAIRQAKALFYPSVTFAPTYSYAAGGRRLSFPVGDLLNPAYKTLNELTGSNQFPTNIENVNELLAPTNFHDTKISFKLSVYNPEIKYNYLIQKSLLSAQEAKRKVIENELRYNIETAYYQYLQSVEAIRIYENGLKVLHELVSLNKKLVANHTATRDILFSSEYEVSKLKQQLVEAEKNNEVAKAYFNFLLNRNLTDPILADTLLLTRGPAEGSLTNLTQLADHALANRQELKQLDQSIEASRQAVLLQERAAYWPSLFIGGNAGFQGYGYTFKGQEYAIVQAGMTWDIFKGYERKSKIQQAKIQTELLKTKQTEVEKQIELQATQAYYDFAAGMEAQQVAESGVLNAGQYFKIVDSRYRNGNLLLIEYIKARNDVLTAQLQLSVTRYETFVKKAMLNKIVAEP; encoded by the coding sequence ATGAACTATGGTTACAAGATACTGATCGTTCCCTTTATTTGTTTTTTTGCTCAGGAGGCCTGGTCGCAGCAGTCGGCCCTGTTGGAAACGTATGTCTATGAGGGTCTCCAGAACAATCTTTCGCTGAAACAGGAATCGCTCGAAATCAGGAAAGCAACCGAGGCGATCAGGCAGGCAAAAGCATTGTTCTATCCCTCGGTAACATTTGCGCCTACCTATTCCTATGCCGCAGGCGGGCGCAGACTGAGTTTCCCGGTTGGCGATCTGCTTAATCCTGCTTACAAAACGCTCAATGAATTAACGGGAAGTAATCAGTTTCCTACCAACATTGAAAACGTGAATGAGCTGCTGGCACCCACCAATTTTCATGATACCAAAATCAGTTTTAAGTTATCGGTATATAATCCCGAAATAAAGTATAACTATCTCATTCAGAAAAGTTTGTTGTCTGCCCAGGAAGCAAAGCGGAAGGTGATTGAAAATGAGCTGAGGTATAATATTGAAACGGCCTATTACCAATATCTTCAGTCTGTCGAAGCCATCAGAATATATGAAAATGGATTAAAGGTACTCCATGAACTGGTCAGTTTGAATAAAAAGCTGGTTGCCAATCATACCGCCACCCGCGATATCCTGTTTTCGTCGGAATATGAAGTGAGTAAACTGAAACAGCAACTGGTGGAGGCAGAGAAAAACAATGAGGTAGCGAAAGCCTATTTTAATTTTCTGCTGAACCGAAATCTTACCGACCCAATTCTGGCGGATACGCTTCTGCTGACCCGAGGCCCTGCGGAAGGTAGCTTAACTAATTTGACACAACTTGCCGACCATGCACTTGCCAACAGGCAGGAATTAAAACAGCTGGACCAATCCATTGAAGCATCCCGTCAGGCCGTTCTCCTACAGGAAAGGGCAGCTTACTGGCCTTCGCTTTTCATTGGTGGAAATGCTGGCTTCCAGGGATATGGATATACTTTTAAAGGCCAGGAGTATGCCATCGTACAGGCAGGGATGACCTGGGATATCTTCAAGGGATATGAGCGTAAGTCGAAAATTCAGCAGGCGAAAATCCAGACTGAGCTGCTGAAAACAAAACAAACGGAAGTGGAGAAGCAAATTGAGTTGCAGGCAACCCAGGCTTACTACGATTTCGCGGCGGGCATGGAAGCGCAGCAGGTGGCCGAAAGCGGCGTATTAAATGCCGGGCAGTATTTTAAGATCGTGGACAGCCGTTACCGGAATGGGAATCTTTTATTGATTGAATATATCAAAGCGCGCAACGACGTATTGACAGCACAGTTACAGCTTTCGGTAACGCGTTACGAGACATTCGTTAAAAAAGCGATGTTAAATAAAATTGTTGCCGAACCATGA
- a CDS encoding DUF4260 domain-containing protein, protein MKNLIKLEEAAEFVFAIFLFSKLNFAWWVFPALLLLPDLSMIGYTLGTKTGAVFYNIVHHKALGIAVGVLGFVMGHQMVMLAGIILFAHSAMDRFFGYGLKYSDDFKHTHLGKIGK, encoded by the coding sequence ATGAAAAATCTGATCAAACTGGAAGAAGCGGCAGAGTTTGTTTTTGCTATTTTCCTTTTTTCGAAACTGAACTTTGCCTGGTGGGTTTTTCCCGCATTACTGCTGCTTCCTGATCTGAGTATGATTGGCTATACCCTGGGAACAAAAACAGGCGCAGTGTTTTATAATATTGTCCATCACAAAGCTTTGGGAATTGCAGTAGGTGTTTTGGGGTTTGTTATGGGGCATCAGATGGTGATGCTGGCGGGGATTATCCTCTTTGCGCACTCGGCAATGGATCGCTTTTTCGGGTATGGTCTTAAGTACAGCGATGATTTTAAGCACACGCATTTAGGCAAAATTGGGAAGTAA
- a CDS encoding TetR/AcrR family transcriptional regulator encodes MGIIERKEREREEMRGLILDAAQKLFLSQGYEKTSIRGIADAIEYSPATIYLYYKDKNELLFSLQKAAFQKMMEEFLVVQSVADPFERLVELGRQYIKYAIENPELYDLMFIMEAPMESLSCRDEVWEDGMRSFDFLKIVIAACIQAGYFKEGHDLDNTGLTIWSYMHGLISIYLKKRMDIFGDDREMERMENSFALFVSMLKVSL; translated from the coding sequence ATGGGTATCATTGAGAGAAAGGAAAGGGAAAGAGAAGAAATGAGAGGTTTAATTCTGGATGCCGCACAGAAATTATTCCTTTCGCAGGGTTATGAAAAAACAAGTATCCGCGGAATAGCAGATGCCATTGAGTACAGTCCTGCAACGATATATCTCTATTATAAAGACAAAAACGAACTGCTGTTTTCTCTCCAGAAAGCAGCTTTCCAGAAGATGATGGAGGAGTTTTTGGTCGTGCAGAGCGTGGCTGATCCCTTTGAAAGGCTGGTGGAGTTGGGGCGACAGTATATTAAATATGCGATTGAGAACCCGGAATTATATGACCTGATGTTTATCATGGAAGCTCCGATGGAATCATTGTCGTGCCGGGATGAGGTTTGGGAAGATGGCATGCGTTCGTTTGATTTCCTTAAAATCGTCATTGCAGCTTGCATCCAGGCGGGTTACTTTAAAGAAGGGCATGACCTGGATAATACCGGGCTGACCATCTGGAGTTACATGCACGGATTGATCAGCATTTATCTGAAGAAAAGAATGGATATATTTGGTGATGACCGTGAAATGGAAAGAATGGAGAATTCCTTTGCCCTTTTTGTATCGATGCTAAAAGTCTCATTATAA
- a CDS encoding YceI family protein — protein MAVTKWIVDPVHSEVQFKIKHLVISSITGSFNNFQGGATSDMNNFENAEIHFSLDVNSIDTNQSIRDAHLRSADFFDAEQYPHILFQSNYFHKVKGDNYKLSGLLTLKGITKPIELDAEYGGTERDADGKLRIGFEVEGRISRQEFGLNYMQLTDSGGLVIGEDVKLLANIQLVKQE, from the coding sequence ATGGCAGTTACTAAATGGATCGTAGATCCTGTCCACTCAGAGGTTCAGTTTAAAATCAAGCATCTTGTGATCTCGTCTATCACTGGGTCCTTCAATAATTTTCAGGGAGGTGCTACTTCGGATATGAATAATTTTGAAAATGCGGAAATTCATTTTTCGCTGGATGTAAATAGTATTGATACCAATCAAAGCATCCGGGATGCTCACCTGAGGTCCGCGGATTTCTTCGATGCGGAACAATATCCTCACATTCTTTTTCAATCCAATTACTTCCACAAGGTAAAAGGAGACAATTACAAGCTTTCCGGCCTGCTGACACTTAAGGGCATTACCAAACCTATTGAGCTCGACGCAGAATACGGAGGTACCGAAAGGGATGCAGATGGTAAGTTAAGGATAGGCTTTGAAGTAGAAGGGAGGATCAGCCGGCAGGAATTTGGCTTGAATTATATGCAGTTAACAGACTCCGGTGGTCTGGTAATTGGCGAAGATGTGAAACTTCTGGCTAATATTCAGCTCGTTAAACAGGAGTAG
- a CDS encoding transglutaminase domain-containing protein, with the protein MKMKGKSVFSYEVYAPTTITTMLRPRRQEGQSIIREGFDISPAVPFSEYTDIYGNPCQRTILPVGQVTITTEVEAQVSPARPIPDPEPHYMLVGDLPDDVMHYILPSRYCESDLHEINMLALQIAGHITPGYQQVEAIRSWIHHNVTYQYGVTDASTTALDLSRSRIGVCRDFTHLAIALCRNLCIPTRMTVGYLDKLKDMDLHAWFEVYIGGDWYTFDAVQEKTEGYRIEIAHGRDAADVAMITQYGNATLQSLHVEVELLEAESSPANH; encoded by the coding sequence ATGAAAATGAAGGGAAAAAGCGTTTTCTCCTATGAAGTTTACGCACCCACAACGATCACCACCATGCTAAGGCCCCGACGCCAGGAAGGCCAGTCTATCATCCGGGAAGGCTTTGATATCAGCCCGGCGGTGCCGTTTTCGGAGTACACTGATATTTATGGTAATCCCTGCCAGCGTACCATCCTGCCTGTTGGCCAAGTAACGATCACCACAGAAGTAGAGGCGCAGGTGAGCCCTGCCAGGCCGATCCCAGACCCTGAGCCGCATTATATGCTGGTGGGCGACCTGCCCGACGATGTGATGCATTACATCCTGCCAAGCCGTTACTGTGAGTCGGACCTGCATGAAATAAATATGCTGGCGCTACAGATTGCCGGACATATTACACCCGGTTATCAGCAGGTGGAAGCCATCCGTTCTTGGATCCATCACAACGTTACCTATCAGTATGGGGTAACCGATGCCAGTACAACGGCCTTGGATCTGTCCAGAAGCCGTATAGGCGTTTGCCGTGATTTTACGCACCTGGCCATTGCCTTGTGCAGAAATTTGTGCATCCCGACAAGGATGACGGTAGGTTATCTCGACAAGCTGAAGGATATGGATCTTCACGCATGGTTTGAGGTATACATTGGCGGCGACTGGTATACCTTTGATGCAGTACAGGAAAAAACAGAGGGGTACCGCATAGAAATTGCGCATGGCAGAGATGCCGCAGATGTTGCCATGATTACACAGTACGGCAATGCTACTTTACAATCCTTACATGTGGAAGTGGAATTACTGGAAGCAGAATCCTCCCCTGCAAATCATTAA